The genomic window TTTAGTATTCGCGCGTTCGTATTCGCGCTCGCGATGGCGGCCTTTGTGCATCAGGCTGCGGCGGCGCAATTGCGTTCCGGAACGCTGGAGCTCGACCCGTCAAAAACACTGATTGAGTTTCACTTGCCGGGCGCGCTCCATACTACGCACGGAACATTTAAGCTTGAGCATGGAATCATCAAAGCCGATCCAGCCACCGGCGAAGCCGGCGGCTCGATCATTGTCGATGCCAAAAGCGGCGACAGTGGCTTGAGTTCGCGTGATAACCGGATGAAGGACAGCGTTCTCGAAGTTCAGAAGTATCCGCAAATCACTTTCGCCCCTGGGCACGTCACCGGGCAGCTGGGGACAGACGGTCAGTTTCAGGCAAAGCTGCAAGGAGTTCTGACACTTCACGGGGCAGGACACCAAATCGTTATGGAGGTTAGGGGTCGGCTAGTCGGAAACAGCTTGATTGCCAAGT from Candidatus Binatus sp. includes these protein-coding regions:
- a CDS encoding YceI family protein produces the protein MAAFVHQAAAAQLRSGTLELDPSKTLIEFHLPGALHTTHGTFKLEHGIIKADPATGEAGGSIIVDAKSGDSGLSSRDNRMKDSVLEVQKYPQITFAPGHVTGQLGTDGQFQAKLQGVLTLHGAGHQIVMEVRGRLVGNSLIAKSHFSVPYVDWGLKDPSILLLTVAKQVDIDIATAGHVVWTRDQARGSNK